From a single Miscanthus floridulus cultivar M001 chromosome 8, ASM1932011v1, whole genome shotgun sequence genomic region:
- the LOC136476196 gene encoding polyadenylate-binding protein-interacting protein 8-like, translated as MVAVQAAAATAEAPIRVEAKVAAAPEAEAEVEVEVKGDAAAAAGETEDYKSDLRKLEELMSKLNPRAQEFVPSSRRTAPVAVPAAAAKPAVGGGVLSADAPVFVSAAEYYGAAGGRLEIGRGGGGRGSSSDGSSNGGGGGHPLNRRRRNSFNQGRRRVGGRPRRADREDSVRRTVYVSDIDQHVTEQKLAEVFSNCGQVVDCRICGDPHSILRFAFIEFADDAGARAALTLGGTMLGYYPVRVLPSKTAILPVNPKFLPRTEDEKEMVSRTVYCTNIDKKVTEDDVKGFFQQACGKVSRLRLLGDYVHSTCIAFVEFAEAESAIMALNFSGMVLGLLPIRVSPSKTPVRPRPPRVMSN; from the exons ATGGTGGCGGTGCAggctgcggcggcgacggcggaggcgccGATCCGTGTCGAGGCCAAGGTCGCGGCGGCGCCGGAGGCGGAGgccgaggtggaggtggaggtgaagGGCGATGCTGCCGCCGCGGCGGGAGAGACGGAGGACTACAAGAGCGACCTGAGGAAGCTGGAGGAGCTCATGTCCAAGCTCAACCCTCGCGCGCAGGAGTTCGTGCCGTCGTCGCGCCGCACGGCTCCGGTCGCCGTGCCGGCAGCGGCAGCCAAGCCGGCGGTGGGAGGAGGGGTGCTCTCCGCCGACGCGCCTGTGTTCGTGTCCGCCGCCGAGTACTACGGCGCTGCCGGCGGGCGCCTGGAGATAGGCCGCGGCGGCGGGGGCAGGGGCTCTAGCAGCGACGGAtccagcaacggcggcggtggcggacaCCCACTGAATCGCCGG AGAAGGAACAGCTTCAACCAGGGGAGGCGGAGGGTGGGAGGCCGGCCCAGACGGGCTGATAGAGAGGACAGTGTGCGGCGGACAGTCTACGTCTCTGACATTGATCAGCAT GTGACTGAGCAGAAGCTCGCTGAAGTGTTTTCTAACTGCGGGCAA GTGGTAGATTGTCGTATCTGTGGTGACCCCCATTCTATCCTGCGCTTTGCGTTCATTGAGTTTGCTGATGATG CTGGTGCAAGAGCAGCACTAACACTTGGGGGAACCATGCTTGGCTACTATCCTGTTAGAGTTTTGCCTTCTAAAACAGCAATTTTACCCGTCAATCCTAAATTTCTTCCTCGA ACTGAAGACGAAAAAGAAATGGTATCGAGGACTGTATATTGTACTAACATAGACAAGAAG GTTACAGAGGATGATGTAAAGGGTTTCTTCCAGCAAGCGTGCGGAAAG GTTTCTCGGCTGAGGCTCCTTGGTGACTATGTACACTCCACATGCATTGCTTTTGTTGAGTTTGCTGAA gctGAAAGTGCAATTATGGCCTTAAACTTCAGTGGTATGGTCCTTGGTTTACTCCCTATCAG GGTGAGCCCTTCCAAGACACCAGTCCGTCCGCGGCCTCCCCGCGTGATGTCCAACTGA
- the LOC136468893 gene encoding uncharacterized protein, with the protein MPPLAPPHGENKSSSSGGKHQRQAMTVAAAQQRSTSFHGRGTEQRHHQPQKQRPKTLPDLLSSVSAASFRSGSPPPDGGDTGRSPRRTPSKVMVSVAVQQSMWPLHVMASAEWIVVDLVAAAAPSRARACRHCRRTETAARA; encoded by the coding sequence ATGCCTCCTCTGGCGCCGCCGCACGGCGAGAATAAGAGCAGCAGCTCCGGCGGCAAGCATCAGCGGCAGGCGATGACGGTGGCTGCGGCTCAGCAGCGGTCGACGTCGTTCCACGGGCGCGGGACCGAGCAGCGGCACCACCAGCCGCAGAAGCAGAGGCCCAAGACGCTGCCTGACCTGCTCTCCAGTGTCAGCGCAGCGAGCTTCCGTTCCGGGTCCCCGCCCCCGGACGGTGGTGACACGGGGAGGAGTCCGAGGAGGACGCCGAGCAAGGTTATGGTGAGCGTGGCGGTGCAGCAGAGCATGTGGCCGCTGCACGTCATGGCGTCCGCCGAGTGGATCGTGGTCGACCTGGTGGCCGCCGCCGCACCTAGTAGAGCACGTGCGTGCCGTCACTGCCGCCGCACAGAGACGGCTGCGCGCGCGTGA
- the LOC136471673 gene encoding LOW QUALITY PROTEIN: meiotic recombination protein DMC1 homolog B-like (The sequence of the model RefSeq protein was modified relative to this genomic sequence to represent the inferred CDS: inserted 1 base in 1 codon), whose protein sequence is MAPSRHADEGGQLQLMDADRVEDEEECFESIDKLISQGINAGDVKKLQDAGIYTCNGLMMHTKKNLTGIKGLSEAKVXKICKAAEKLLNQGFMTGTDLLLKRKSVVQITTGSQALDELLGGGIETLCITEAFGEFRSGKTQLAHTLCVSTQLPIHMHGGNGKVAYIDTEGTFRPERIVPIAERFGMDANAVLDNIIYARAYTYEHQYNLLLGLAAMMAEEPFRLLIVDSVIALFRVDFSGRGELAERQQKLAQMLSRLTKIAEEFNVAVYITNQVIADPGGGMFITDPKKPAGGHVLAHAATIRLMLRKGKGEQRVCKIFDAPNLPEGEAVFQVTSGGIMDAKD, encoded by the exons ATGGCGCCGTCCAGGCACGCGGACGAGGGCGGGCAGCTCCAGCTCATGGACGCCGACAGggtcgaggacgaggaggagtgcTTCGAGTCCATCGACAAGC TGATTTCTCAGGGGATAAATGCAGGAGACGTGAAGAAGCTGCAGGATGCAGGGATTTACACTTGCAATGGCCTAATGATGCATACTAAGAAG AACCTTACAGGAATCAAAGGTTTATCCGAAGCAAAAG ATAAGATCTGCAAGGCAGCTGAAAAACTTCTG AACCAGGGCTTCATGACAGGAACTGATCTCCTTCTTAAG CGGAAGTCTGTTGTTCAGATTACAACTGGGAGCCAGGCACTTGATGAGCTGCTTGGCG GAGGGATTGAAACACTTTGCATCACAGAGGCATTCGGGGAGTTCCG GTCAGGGAAGACCCAGTTGGCTCATACTCTCTGTGTCTCCACTCAG CTTCCAATCCACATGCATGGGGGGAATGGGAAGGTTGCCTACATTGACACTGAGGGAACATT CCGACCTGAACGCATTGTGCCAATTGCTGAGAGATTTGGGATGGATGCCAATGCTGTTCTTGACAAT ATCATATATGCTCGTGCATACACCTATGAGCACCAGTACAACTTGCTCCTGGGCCTTGCTGCCATGATGGCTGAAGAACCTTTCAGGCTTCTG ATTGTGGATTCTGTGATTGCACTATTTCGTGTTGATTTCAGTGGAAGGGGTGAACTTGCAGAGCGTCAG caaaagcTAGCACAGATGCTGTCCCGACTTACCAAGATTGCTGAGGAGTTCAATGTTGCAGTGTACATCACCAACCAAG TGATTGCTGATCCAGGTGGTGGTATGTTCATAACTGATCCAAAGAAACCAGCAGGCGGCCATGTGTTGGCGCATGCTGCCACCATCAGATTGATGCTGAGGAAAGGCAAAGGCGAGCAACGTGTCTGCAAGATCTTCGATGCCCCTAACCTTCCTGAAGGAGAAGCT GTTTTCCAGGTTACATCAGGTGGAATCATGGACGCAAAAGACTGA